A region of Jaculus jaculus isolate mJacJac1 chromosome 20, mJacJac1.mat.Y.cur, whole genome shotgun sequence DNA encodes the following proteins:
- the Med10 gene encoding mediator of RNA polymerase II transcription subunit 10, which produces MAEKFDHLEEHLEKFVENIRQLGIIVSDFQPSSQAGLSQKLNFIVTGLQDIDKCRQQLHDITVPLEVFEYIDQGRNPQLYTKECLERALAKNEQVKGKIDTMKKFKSLLIQELSKVFPEDMAKYRSIRGEDHPPS; this is translated from the exons ATGGCGGAGAAGTTCGACCACCTGGAGGAGCACCTGGAGAAGTTCGTGGAGAACATTCGCCAGCTCGGCATCATCGTCAGCGACTTCCAGCCCAGCAGCCAGGCGGGGCTCAGCCAGAAGCT GAACTTCATCGTTACGGGATTGCAGGATATCGACAAGTGCCGGCAGCAGCTTCATGACATCACCGTGCCTCTGGAAGTTTTTGA ATACATAGATCAAGGTCGGAACCCCCAGCTCTACACCAAAGAGTGCCTGGAGCGGGCTCTAGCCAAAAACGAGCAGGTGAAGGGCAAGATTGACACAATGAAG AAATTTAAAAGCCTCTTGATTCAAGAACTTTCTAAAGTGTTTCCAGAAGACATGGCTAAGTACCGGAGCATCCGGGGTGAGGATCACCCACCTTCCTAA